From a region of the Synergistaceae bacterium genome:
- a CDS encoding tripartite tricarboxylate transporter substrate binding protein — MKKFFMLVLALVLIASSAFAWTPSKNVTVIVAYKAGSGTDNTARVLSKFANETVGKTLVIQNLEGGSGSIGWTALSQARPDGHTIGFVNLPTLCSNIVEQLGDYKIDDFIPICNHVNETAIVLVAKNSPFNTLEELIKFAKDNPGKLKASTNGMKASNHIGAELLAKSAGFKYMAIPYGGTADQLLALRQGEVDFSVAKEADIASMLSEVKVLGVFAEKRMSSFPDAPTLGELGLYNKWYGSARAIVAPKGTKPEVIAFYEEAFKKAMENPEYIAAAEKAGVTTLYMNAEETAKLINQQYQFCTDEVAKLWE, encoded by the coding sequence ATGAAGAAATTTTTTATGCTCGTCCTTGCGTTAGTGCTTATTGCGTCGAGTGCATTTGCTTGGACACCGTCAAAAAATGTTACTGTCATAGTGGCATATAAGGCCGGTTCAGGAACTGACAACACAGCGCGGGTACTCTCAAAATTTGCAAATGAGACAGTCGGAAAAACTCTCGTTATTCAAAATCTTGAGGGCGGTTCGGGTTCTATCGGTTGGACAGCTTTATCACAGGCACGTCCGGACGGTCATACGATTGGATTTGTAAATTTGCCGACTCTTTGCTCGAACATTGTCGAACAACTTGGCGATTACAAAATTGATGATTTCATACCGATCTGCAATCACGTCAACGAGACAGCTATTGTGTTAGTTGCGAAAAATTCTCCGTTCAACACGCTTGAAGAGTTAATAAAGTTCGCGAAAGATAACCCCGGCAAGCTCAAAGCCTCTACTAACGGAATGAAAGCAAGCAATCACATAGGAGCAGAATTACTCGCAAAATCAGCAGGCTTTAAATATATGGCGATTCCTTACGGCGGGACAGCAGATCAATTATTAGCGCTCAGACAGGGAGAAGTTGATTTTTCCGTCGCAAAAGAAGCCGATATTGCATCAATGTTGAGTGAAGTAAAAGTTTTAGGAGTCTTCGCTGAAAAACGTATGTCAAGTTTTCCGGACGCGCCTACACTTGGTGAACTCGGATTATATAATAAATGGTACGGAAGTGCGCGCGCAATTGTTGCACCTAAGGGAACAAAACCGGAAGTTATCGCATTCTATGAAGAAGCATTCAAGAAAGCAATGGAGAACCCCGAATACATCGCAGCAGCAGAGAAAGCCGGAGTTACGACTCTTTACATGAACGCAGAAGAGACAGCAAAGTTAATCAATCAGCAATATCAATTCTGCACGGACGAAGTAGCAAAACTCTGGGAATAA
- a CDS encoding DNA-3-methyladenine glycosylase, whose product MKLARDFYLRDVNTIARDLIGKILVHETHEGITSGIIVETEAYRGPDDKASHTYNNKRTVRTEIQYKKGGFAYIYLIYGIYYCFNVTVNEPDKPEAVLIRALEPLEGIPLMMTRRRTRKLKDLCNGPGKLCAALAINKSSYGADLCGNNLYIRDDGKFYDIMTSPRINIDYAEEYKFLHWRYYAADNIYVSKSHKKN is encoded by the coding sequence ATGAAATTAGCGCGGGATTTTTACTTGAGGGACGTTAACACAATCGCAAGAGACCTTATCGGCAAAATTTTAGTTCACGAGACTCACGAGGGCATTACTTCGGGAATAATTGTCGAGACTGAAGCATACAGAGGCCCGGACGATAAAGCCTCACACACTTATAATAATAAGCGCACCGTCAGAACAGAGATTCAATACAAAAAAGGGGGATTCGCTTATATTTATTTGATTTACGGGATTTATTATTGCTTTAACGTTACTGTAAATGAACCCGACAAGCCCGAAGCAGTATTAATCCGCGCTCTTGAACCGTTAGAAGGTATTCCGTTAATGATGACTCGACGCAGAACCCGCAAGCTAAAAGATTTATGTAACGGCCCGGGCAAATTGTGTGCTGCACTTGCAATAAATAAAAGCTCGTACGGGGCTGACCTGTGCGGAAATAATTTATACATACGCGACGACGGAAAATTTTATGATATTATGACCTCGCCGAGAATTAATATAGATTACGCAGAAGAATATAAATTTTTGCACTGGAGATATTACGCAGCTGATAATATTTACGTCTCAAAGTCTCACAAGAAAAATTAA
- the nagB gene encoding glucosamine-6-phosphate deaminase yields MRVYITKNYDEMSRKAANIISAQIILKPDCILGLATGSTPLGIYNQLSEWFNKGDLDFSEVVTVNLDEYRGLGPESEQSYISYMRKNLFDRVNLKSENVHLPDGRNLDSVEACRAYNNLLAEIGPQDLQLLGLGRNGHIGFNEPGEIFEKDVHCVELTQSTVEANKRFFEAGKEVPTHAYTMGIRSILRARKILVIASGEDKAEAVKKVFYGAVTPKVPGSILQLHDDVILVCDEGAFSKCKN; encoded by the coding sequence ATGAGAGTCTATATCACAAAAAATTATGACGAAATGAGCCGCAAAGCAGCAAATATAATTTCAGCGCAAATAATTCTTAAACCTGACTGCATACTCGGACTCGCTACAGGGTCGACTCCTTTGGGAATTTATAATCAATTATCAGAATGGTTCAACAAAGGCGATCTAGATTTTTCCGAAGTCGTAACAGTCAATCTCGACGAATATCGGGGACTCGGCCCTGAAAGCGAACAAAGCTACATATCTTACATGCGAAAAAATTTATTCGACCGAGTGAATCTTAAAAGCGAAAATGTCCATTTACCCGACGGCAGAAATTTAGACAGCGTAGAAGCATGTAGAGCATATAATAATTTACTCGCTGAAATAGGCCCGCAAGATTTGCAGTTACTAGGACTCGGCAGAAACGGCCACATAGGTTTTAACGAGCCCGGCGAAATTTTTGAGAAAGACGTTCACTGCGTCGAATTAACACAAAGCACAGTCGAAGCTAATAAAAGATTCTTCGAGGCAGGAAAAGAAGTCCCAACCCACGCTTATACAATGGGAATAAGATCTATTCTGCGCGCAAGAAAAATTTTAGTCATTGCCTCCGGTGAAGACAAGGCCGAAGCTGTAAAGAAAGTTTTTTACGGGGCTGTTACTCCTAAAGTGCCGGGGTCTATTCTGCAATTACATGATGATGTTATTCTAGTTTGTGATGAAGGAGCTTTCTCGAAATGCAAGAATTAA
- a CDS encoding NAD-dependent epimerase/dehydratase family protein, whose translation MKVLIMGGTGAMGNYLVDIFAKMGAEVHVTTRREKISSQNVKYIRGNAKDLDFIRPLIESGNYDAVIDFMIYSTYEFIARYKFFTDFAGHYIFLSSSRVYADSDSPITENSPRLLDVSKDSKYLLTDEYALTKARQENILLNGRAGNFTIIRPYITYSNERLQLGVYEKERWLYRALHGREIVFSRDIASRFTTMTWGHDVAGAIADLAGNNNAFGEVFHITGDDSMKWEDIAELYIKILTGLTGHEAKIIYVDKAFDNTAQLNYDRLYNRIFDNGKIKSLVKNFKPLSICEGLKKCLTEFVRDNHAFNGVDWSWEARVDKVCGGHAKINEFDSFRAGRNYFLERYCPALLYLSRLPKRVIRRLRKK comes from the coding sequence ATGAAGGTGCTTATAATGGGCGGTACAGGTGCAATGGGAAATTATCTCGTTGATATTTTTGCGAAAATGGGCGCGGAAGTTCATGTTACCACGAGGCGCGAAAAAATTTCGTCCCAAAACGTGAAATATATTCGCGGAAATGCTAAAGATTTAGATTTTATACGGCCGTTAATTGAGTCCGGAAATTATGACGCTGTTATAGATTTTATGATTTACAGCACTTATGAATTTATAGCGCGTTATAAATTTTTCACTGATTTTGCAGGACATTATATATTTTTGAGCTCTAGCAGGGTTTACGCAGACTCAGACTCGCCCATTACTGAAAACTCGCCGAGATTATTGGACGTAAGCAAAGACTCAAAATATTTATTGACTGATGAGTACGCGCTGACAAAGGCACGTCAGGAAAATATTTTACTCAACGGGCGCGCAGGAAATTTCACGATAATAAGGCCTTACATCACGTACAGCAATGAACGTTTACAGCTCGGAGTCTACGAAAAAGAACGCTGGCTCTACAGGGCGTTACATGGCCGTGAGATAGTTTTTTCGCGCGACATTGCCTCAAGATTTACGACTATGACATGGGGTCATGATGTCGCAGGAGCAATAGCAGACCTGGCCGGAAATAATAACGCTTTCGGTGAAGTCTTTCACATTACAGGCGATGACTCTATGAAATGGGAAGATATTGCAGAACTCTATATAAAAATTTTGACGGGCTTAACTGGTCATGAAGCAAAAATTATTTATGTCGATAAAGCATTTGACAACACAGCGCAATTAAATTATGACAGACTCTATAATCGGATATTTGACAACGGGAAAATTAAATCTCTCGTGAAAAATTTTAAGCCGCTTTCAATTTGTGAAGGTCTTAAAAAATGTCTGACCGAGTTTGTTAGAGATAATCACGCTTTTAACGGTGTTGACTGGTCGTGGGAGGCTAGAGTCGATAAAGTTTGCGGGGGTCATGCGAAAATAAACGAGTTTGACTCATTCAGAGCGGGAAGAAATTATTTTCTTGAGCGTTATTGTCCTGCATTGCTTTATTTATCGAGATTGCCGAAAAGAGTCATACGGCGTTTACGGAAAAAATAA
- a CDS encoding fucose isomerase, with amino-acid sequence MLKGIPDILSGDLLKVLADMGHGDKIVISDGNFPSSSMGKNGVVIRCNGHGVPEILDAVLSLFPLDTFVDKPVTLMKVVPGQEVETPIWDTYEQIISKYDERGKNAIQFVERFDFYEESKKSYAIIATSESALYACMILQKGVIKP; translated from the coding sequence ATGTTAAAAGGTATTCCCGATATTTTGTCAGGCGATTTGCTGAAGGTTCTTGCTGACATGGGACACGGAGACAAAATCGTAATCTCTGACGGAAATTTTCCATCGTCATCAATGGGCAAAAACGGCGTTGTCATTCGCTGTAACGGTCATGGAGTGCCGGAAATCCTTGACGCTGTATTGAGTCTCTTCCCGCTTGATACTTTTGTCGATAAGCCCGTAACCTTAATGAAAGTCGTACCCGGCCAAGAAGTAGAGACTCCAATATGGGACACTTATGAGCAAATAATCTCGAAATATGACGAGCGCGGAAAAAATGCGATTCAATTCGTTGAAAGATTCGATTTCTACGAGGAGTCAAAGAAGTCATACGCGATAATTGCAACAAGTGAGAGTGCTTTATATGCGTGCATGATTCTTCAGAAAGGCGTGATTAAACCGTGA
- a CDS encoding SDR family oxidoreductase, translated as MGIKHYIGEKIREYLRLKREKIVIPIPEPVNTNKLLDGKIALITGGSGGIGMGIAKAFLNSGAKVIIAGTNTQKLQKCLSNLAWGGGGAKYLLLNVLDVKAMPDKVNEAAELFPEKKIDILVNSAGVVSHSGFENMTEEEYDSIMNINAKGTYFMSQAVSKFMIAHKIRGHILNVSSSSSLRPAWTPYQMSKWAVRGLTLGLADCLLPHGIIVNAIAPGPVATPMLGKKEGDEIFNSGNPSGRYAMPSEIANLAVFMVSSMGDLIVGDTFYITGGSGNITLHR; from the coding sequence ATGGGCATTAAACATTATATCGGCGAAAAGATTCGCGAGTATCTCAGGTTAAAGCGTGAAAAAATTGTTATTCCCATTCCTGAACCAGTGAACACTAACAAACTTCTTGACGGAAAAATCGCACTCATCACAGGAGGCAGCGGCGGAATCGGCATGGGGATAGCTAAAGCATTTCTCAACAGCGGAGCAAAAGTCATCATTGCAGGCACGAATACGCAAAAACTGCAAAAATGTCTAAGTAATTTAGCGTGGGGGGGGGGGGGTGCTAAGTATTTATTATTAAACGTTCTTGATGTTAAAGCTATGCCCGATAAAGTCAATGAGGCGGCGGAACTTTTCCCGGAGAAAAAAATTGATATTCTCGTAAATTCTGCCGGGGTTGTCTCTCATTCGGGCTTCGAGAACATGACCGAAGAAGAATATGACTCAATCATGAATATAAATGCTAAAGGAACATATTTTATGAGTCAAGCTGTAAGTAAATTCATGATCGCTCACAAAATCAGAGGTCATATTTTAAATGTTTCATCGTCATCATCTCTGCGGCCTGCGTGGACACCGTATCAAATGTCAAAGTGGGCTGTAAGAGGTTTAACTTTAGGGCTTGCTGATTGTTTGCTGCCTCATGGGATAATAGTAAATGCCATTGCGCCGGGGCCTGTTGCGACTCCGATGCTCGGCAAGAAGGAAGGCGACGAAATTTTTAATTCCGGTAATCCTTCAGGGCGTTACGCTATGCCGTCGGAAATTGCAAATCTCGCTGTCTTCATGGTCAGCAGCATGGGTGATTTAATTGTCGGCGACACTTTTTATATAACAGGAGGAAGCGGAAATATAACCCTTCACAGATAA
- a CDS encoding site-specific DNA-methyltransferase, translated as MQNIPDSELAKMREINSYTHDNDKRPNNPRAALAAHDDSSDKLHTYKFDVHDSPTLEWAGKAENLSFDVPTSSIHIHETIIPQKIINRFQKVPQQLSLFADADPMQRILDQINAIESYQHLDDWKNRLIAGDSLVVMNSLLQKESMSGKIQMVYIDPPYGIKYGSNFQPFVNKRDVKDKSDDDLSAEPETIKAFRDTWELGIHSYLRYLRDRLLLVRELLTDSGSVFIQISDENVHHVRELCDEIFGPDNFVTMIKFKKTGSMSLSNIIGSTTDYLVWYAKDKLQVKYHQLYIERRAGEASLDMYNYLELDDGSVIRVSHEQLADKNFINSHRIFQYTSLMSGSQVDISKQTIEFEGEKYTPRQGKNWKTSVEGMKRLIAAGRIAKNGNFIRYKRYLDDFALMELGDLWDDTGGATNMKYVVQTSTKVIQRCLLMTTDPNDLVLDITCGSGTTAYVAEQWGRRWITCDTSRVAIAIARQRLLTATYDYYELADDNKGISAGFKYKTVPHVTLKSIANNEKPDEEILYDQPVINRKKIRVTGPFNVEALPAPVVFSPDEAANIESTPNEAAKFSDWCEQLKAVGIRGTKGEKMNFSSVEIFPGSKWINAEAYTTDGKHAFITFANESSLMDSRRVQETFYEANKFKYDIMIFAAFQFDPAAVDMIEDLTKLYKRELLRVNINTDLMTQDLRKKLHTDSLFWFVGQPDISLEHVEGNNYRVKVLGFDYYNVSAGQVESGNTNKIAMWLLDTNYNGIEFNPTQIFFPLEDKSGGWEKLAKTLKAEINTDLIENFSGTESLEFTAEPDTKIAVKIIDDRGIESVKVLTVGEESH; from the coding sequence ATGCAAAATATACCGGACTCTGAACTCGCTAAAATGCGCGAAATTAATTCATACACTCACGACAACGACAAACGCCCCAATAATCCAAGAGCAGCACTCGCAGCACACGACGACTCTTCCGACAAGCTCCACACTTACAAATTTGACGTTCACGACTCCCCGACTCTTGAATGGGCCGGCAAAGCTGAAAATCTTTCGTTCGATGTCCCTACGTCATCAATTCATATTCACGAGACTATTATCCCGCAGAAAATTATTAACCGATTCCAGAAAGTTCCGCAGCAATTATCGTTATTTGCAGACGCTGACCCAATGCAGAGAATACTAGACCAAATCAACGCAATCGAGTCATATCAGCACCTTGACGACTGGAAAAATAGACTCATTGCGGGAGACTCTCTCGTCGTCATGAACTCGCTTTTACAGAAAGAGTCAATGTCCGGCAAAATTCAAATGGTTTATATTGACCCTCCTTACGGAATCAAGTACGGATCAAATTTTCAGCCGTTCGTGAATAAGCGCGACGTTAAGGATAAAAGCGACGACGATTTATCAGCAGAACCGGAGACTATTAAAGCATTTCGCGACACTTGGGAGCTTGGGATTCATTCATATTTAAGATATTTGCGCGATAGATTATTATTAGTGCGGGAATTATTGACGGACTCGGGAAGTGTATTTATTCAGATTAGCGATGAAAATGTTCATCATGTGCGGGAACTTTGCGACGAAATTTTTGGGCCCGATAATTTTGTAACGATGATAAAATTTAAGAAAACGGGCAGTATGTCATTATCAAATATAATAGGAAGTACTACAGATTATCTTGTATGGTACGCAAAAGATAAATTACAGGTCAAATATCATCAGCTTTATATTGAACGTAGAGCGGGAGAAGCATCTCTTGATATGTATAACTATCTTGAACTTGATGACGGTTCCGTTATAAGAGTCTCACATGAACAATTAGCAGATAAAAATTTTATTAATAGCCACCGAATTTTTCAGTATACATCATTAATGTCAGGAAGTCAAGTAGATATTTCAAAGCAAACGATAGAATTTGAAGGAGAAAAATATACACCACGTCAAGGCAAAAATTGGAAGACAAGCGTTGAAGGAATGAAGAGACTAATTGCAGCAGGAAGAATCGCAAAAAATGGAAATTTTATACGCTACAAAAGATATTTAGATGATTTCGCACTAATGGAACTCGGCGATTTATGGGACGATACAGGCGGAGCAACAAATATGAAATACGTCGTGCAGACATCAACAAAAGTAATTCAACGCTGCTTACTAATGACAACAGATCCAAATGATTTAGTCCTCGACATAACCTGCGGTTCAGGAACAACAGCCTACGTCGCCGAACAATGGGGCCGCCGATGGATAACATGCGATACTTCACGAGTCGCAATCGCAATCGCCCGTCAAAGATTATTAACCGCCACTTACGACTATTACGAGCTGGCCGACGATAACAAAGGAATATCAGCAGGTTTCAAATATAAAACTGTCCCGCATGTAACACTTAAATCAATCGCCAACAACGAGAAGCCCGACGAAGAAATTTTATACGACCAGCCCGTAATTAACCGTAAAAAAATTCGCGTTACAGGACCGTTCAACGTTGAAGCATTGCCCGCGCCCGTAGTCTTTTCTCCCGATGAGGCCGCAAACATTGAGTCAACTCCCAACGAGGCAGCAAAATTTTCTGACTGGTGCGAACAATTAAAGGCTGTCGGCATTCGAGGCACTAAAGGTGAAAAAATGAATTTCTCAAGCGTTGAAATTTTCCCCGGCTCTAAATGGATTAACGCAGAAGCATATACGACTGACGGCAAGCACGCATTTATAACTTTCGCAAATGAGTCAAGTTTAATGGACTCCCGGCGCGTGCAGGAAACTTTTTACGAGGCCAATAAATTTAAGTATGACATAATGATTTTCGCGGCGTTCCAGTTCGACCCGGCAGCAGTTGACATGATAGAAGACTTGACAAAACTTTATAAGCGCGAATTATTGAGAGTAAATATCAACACGGATTTAATGACTCAAGACCTGCGCAAAAAATTGCACACTGACTCGTTATTCTGGTTCGTGGGCCAGCCCGATATTTCGCTTGAACACGTCGAGGGCAATAATTACCGCGTAAAAGTTTTAGGCTTTGACTATTACAACGTGAGTGCAGGACAAGTCGAGTCAGGCAATACAAATAAAATTGCAATGTGGCTGCTTGATACAAATTATAACGGAATAGAATTTAACCCGACACAAATATTTTTTCCGCTTGAGGATAAGTCCGGAGGGTGGGAGAAGCTCGCAAAGACTCTCAAAGCAGAAATCAACACTGATTTAATCGAAAATTTTTCGGGCACAGAGTCACTTGAATTTACAGCAGAACCAGATACGAAAATTGCCGTGAAAATTATTGACGATCGCGGAATCGAAAGCGTAAAAGTTTTAACAGTCGGGGAGGAGTCGCACTAA
- a CDS encoding PTS transporter subunit EIIC: MMKYLQRIGRSLMLPVACLPAAGILYGIGYWIDPVGWGSNSLAAAFCIKAASAIIDQIPILFAIGVSIGMASDKDGTPALAGLVSWLMITTLLSTNAIAMYTGVEASQVPAAFGKIQNAFIGILSGLIGAGCYNSFKDTQLHDWLAFFSGRRCVAIVTALVSIIVSIILYYIWPVVYGALINFGESIVGLGAIGAGIYAMLNRALIPLGLHHALNAVFWFDTAGINDLTNFWSGKGTLGVTGIYMTGFFPVMMFGLVAGAFAMYRAAKPEKKKTAASLLLAGAFASFFTGITEPIEFAFMFLAPGLYLLHAILTGISAVVCAYLPVRCGFNFSAGMVDYILSFKAPMAVNPILIIPIGLVFAVIYYFVFSWTINKFDLKTPGREDDDDLESEKSIKLKNNNFTEMARIILEGLGGFENLKEYTYCATRIRAEVKDYLNVDEAKIKSAGIPGVVRPSKNSVQVVIGTKVQFVYDELMKLADKQ; encoded by the coding sequence ATGATGAAATATCTGCAAAGGATTGGCCGTTCGTTAATGCTTCCGGTTGCTTGTTTACCTGCTGCTGGGATTCTTTACGGTATAGGCTACTGGATTGATCCGGTCGGCTGGGGTAGTAACAGTCTTGCGGCTGCGTTCTGCATTAAAGCTGCTTCTGCAATTATCGATCAGATTCCGATTTTGTTTGCAATTGGAGTCTCTATCGGCATGGCTTCGGACAAAGACGGGACACCTGCGCTTGCTGGTCTTGTGTCGTGGTTGATGATTACGACTTTATTATCAACAAATGCAATAGCAATGTATACAGGGGTAGAGGCTTCACAAGTTCCGGCAGCATTTGGAAAGATTCAGAACGCTTTTATCGGTATTCTTTCGGGCTTAATTGGTGCGGGCTGCTATAACTCTTTCAAGGACACGCAATTACATGACTGGCTTGCATTCTTCAGCGGCCGTCGGTGTGTTGCTATAGTTACTGCTTTAGTGTCAATAATCGTGTCAATAATTCTTTATTATATTTGGCCGGTTGTTTACGGAGCATTAATTAATTTCGGAGAATCAATCGTCGGTCTTGGTGCTATAGGTGCTGGAATTTATGCGATGTTGAACAGGGCATTAATACCGCTTGGCCTTCATCACGCGTTAAATGCTGTCTTCTGGTTTGATACTGCGGGAATAAATGATTTGACAAATTTCTGGTCAGGAAAAGGGACTCTCGGTGTTACAGGAATCTATATGACAGGATTCTTCCCTGTTATGATGTTCGGGCTTGTTGCGGGAGCTTTTGCAATGTACAGAGCTGCTAAACCCGAAAAAAAGAAAACTGCTGCGAGCTTGTTATTAGCTGGTGCATTTGCTTCGTTTTTCACGGGAATAACTGAGCCGATAGAATTTGCGTTTATGTTTCTTGCACCGGGATTATATTTGCTTCACGCGATTTTAACGGGAATTTCTGCGGTTGTCTGCGCTTATTTGCCGGTGAGATGCGGATTTAATTTCAGTGCGGGAATGGTTGATTATATTCTCAGCTTCAAAGCTCCTATGGCCGTTAACCCGATTTTGATTATTCCGATTGGGCTTGTGTTTGCGGTGATTTATTATTTCGTTTTCTCATGGACGATTAATAAATTTGACCTAAAGACTCCCGGCCGTGAAGATGATGACGACTTAGAGTCAGAAAAATCTATCAAGCTCAAGAATAATAATTTTACGGAAATGGCGCGCATTATTCTCGAAGGACTCGGAGGCTTTGAGAACTTGAAAGAATACACTTACTGTGCGACACGAATCAGAGCAGAAGTAAAAGATTATCTCAATGTCGACGAAGCAAAAATAAAATCTGCCGGCATTCCCGGAGTAGTCAGACCCTCAAAAAATAGCGTTCAAGTTGTAATCGGCACAAAAGTTCAATTTGTATATGACGAACTCATGAAATTAGCTGACAAACAGTAA
- a CDS encoding ankyrin repeat domain-containing protein, with translation MQELIYLSYSTEKLLEAVKNPYVKPDQIKSLVKNGADANARIDEDAYTILMTALYNVYNPEVIAELIKAGANVNARNLDYWFETVLLIAAMNNPNPLIIRKLINAGADVNAKNKYGETALFMAAYNNNPAIAKVLIKTGINTEIRNKSGKSPAQYAQEQGNNKTLDFLRFVDEAFFFHDSDWWENLLPDEIWRLIDSGANVNAHQYDKFNKLINTPLREAIKFNADEEILKTLITAGAEDLDDSLMIAAKNNNCSAVSVLLKFGANANYYDSEEDITVLKMAVESNASPEIITLLVNNGAAINDRNNFFGDSPLMLAAYKNEKVIETLINLGANVNITNLDGETALMRCSNIDSALLLINAGADVNAGDIHNLTALMRSVHYDSELVKILIKNGADVNARDFHGKTALDYARENNNIEIINILEELTT, from the coding sequence ATGCAAGAATTAATTTATTTATCATACAGCACAGAAAAATTACTTGAGGCCGTAAAGAATCCCTATGTGAAGCCGGATCAAATAAAATCTCTCGTGAAAAATGGCGCGGACGCAAATGCAAGGATAGACGAAGACGCATATACAATTTTGATGACTGCGCTTTATAACGTTTATAATCCTGAAGTTATCGCAGAACTTATTAAAGCCGGTGCAAATGTCAACGCCAGAAATCTAGATTACTGGTTTGAAACTGTTTTATTAATTGCTGCAATGAATAACCCGAATCCGCTTATAATCCGCAAATTAATTAACGCCGGTGCAGACGTTAACGCAAAAAATAAATATGGTGAGACGGCTTTATTTATGGCAGCATATAACAATAATCCTGCTATAGCAAAAGTCTTGATTAAGACCGGAATAAATACAGAAATCCGCAATAAATCCGGTAAATCCCCGGCGCAATATGCACAAGAACAAGGCAATAATAAAACTTTAGATTTTCTTCGTTTTGTCGATGAAGCATTTTTCTTTCATGATTCAGACTGGTGGGAAAATTTATTACCTGATGAAATTTGGCGGTTAATTGATTCCGGTGCAAATGTCAACGCACATCAATATGACAAATTTAATAAATTAATCAATACTCCATTACGGGAAGCCATAAAATTTAACGCTGATGAGGAAATATTAAAAACTTTAATCACGGCAGGTGCTGAAGATCTTGACGACTCATTGATGATAGCTGCAAAAAATAATAATTGTTCTGCCGTGTCAGTCCTCTTAAAGTTTGGTGCAAATGCTAATTATTACGATAGCGAAGAAGATATAACCGTCTTAAAAATGGCCGTTGAATCTAACGCAAGCCCTGAAATTATCACGCTTTTAGTTAATAACGGAGCCGCAATAAATGATAGAAATAATTTTTTCGGTGATTCGCCTTTAATGCTTGCTGCATACAAAAATGAAAAAGTAATCGAGACATTAATAAATCTCGGCGCAAATGTCAACATAACTAATCTTGACGGAGAAACAGCTTTAATGCGATGTTCAAATATCGACTCTGCTTTATTGCTGATAAATGCAGGTGCTGACGTTAACGCAGGAGATATTCATAATCTAACAGCTTTAATGCGGTCTGTACACTATGATTCAGAACTCGTAAAAATTCTCATCAAAAACGGTGCTGACGTTAACGCAAGAGACTTTCACGGCAAAACAGCTCTTGATTATGCGCGGGAAAATAATAATATTGAGATAATTAATATTTTAGAGGAGCTGACGACATGA
- a CDS encoding ribokinase: protein MKVLSFGSLNIDYVYNVPHFIVRGETLAAKDLNTYSGGKGLNQSVALAKAGLEVFHAGAVGEGAKFLLDELESAGVNTKFIAHLENIRTGHTIIQRSDDGDNCIILYGGANQAITREQINNTLANFTKGDALVIQNEINEIEYLSQKAHEMGMIVAFNPSPMDKKIIPVFSNADYILLNEIEAGQFLNQDVTSNKPEEIAARLREKLPDAKIILTLGVNGSIYADKNLTCRQDAIRVKAIDTTAAGDTFTGFFLSGIFEGRSPEWAMNFAANASAIAVTRPGAAPSIPSRDEVIAKL from the coding sequence GTGAAAGTTTTATCGTTCGGATCTCTCAATATCGATTATGTTTACAATGTGCCTCATTTTATCGTGAGGGGCGAGACTTTGGCGGCAAAAGATTTGAACACTTACAGCGGCGGAAAAGGTTTAAATCAATCTGTAGCACTCGCTAAGGCAGGACTCGAAGTCTTTCACGCGGGCGCAGTCGGTGAGGGAGCAAAATTTTTACTCGATGAACTCGAATCAGCCGGAGTCAACACAAAATTTATTGCTCACCTCGAAAATATCAGAACAGGACACACCATCATTCAACGCAGCGATGACGGTGATAACTGCATAATCCTTTATGGCGGTGCAAATCAGGCAATCACACGCGAGCAAATAAATAACACTCTCGCAAACTTCACGAAGGGCGACGCTTTAGTGATTCAAAACGAGATCAACGAAATCGAATATTTATCCCAGAAAGCTCACGAAATGGGCATGATTGTAGCTTTTAACCCTTCACCGATGGACAAAAAAATTATTCCCGTCTTCAGTAACGCTGATTATATTTTATTGAACGAGATCGAGGCCGGGCAATTCCTGAATCAAGACGTAACAAGCAATAAACCTGAAGAAATCGCAGCACGTCTCCGCGAAAAATTACCGGACGCTAAAATTATTCTGACTCTGGGCGTAAACGGTTCAATTTATGCGGACAAAAATTTAACGTGCAGGCAGGACGCAATTAGAGTCAAAGCAATCGACACAACAGCGGCAGGAGATACTTTTACGGGATTTTTCCTGTCAGGAATCTTTGAGGGCCGCTCACCTGAATGGGCGATGAATTTTGCTGCAAATGCTTCTGCAATAGCTGTAACTCGTCCGGGGGCTGCTCCGTCAATACCGTCAAGAGATGAAGTAATCGCGAAATTATAA